A single region of the Paramicrobacterium fandaimingii genome encodes:
- a CDS encoding DUF899 domain-containing protein, translating into MSTAFPRTVDAASWRQELDQLRVREKAATRELDAIAAERRRLPMVELPEYTLDGETGPIRLADVFEGRSQLITYHHMWFPGETWQCGGCTSFTSQFTRLDFLRNYDARFVVVTQGPIDEALAYKHRVGNQMTWYSSANSSFGADVDAPAGGGFALNVLLRIGDTVYRTWHSSGRGTEQVSHTFPLVDLLPWGRREEWQDSPDGWPVSPAYSGWLDSPEIAALYGDDS; encoded by the coding sequence ATGAGTACTGCATTTCCGCGCACTGTCGATGCCGCGTCGTGGCGGCAAGAACTTGACCAGCTGAGGGTACGAGAAAAGGCTGCGACACGAGAACTCGATGCGATAGCCGCCGAACGCCGTCGACTCCCCATGGTCGAGCTTCCCGAATACACGCTTGATGGCGAGACAGGGCCGATTCGTCTGGCCGACGTCTTCGAGGGCAGGTCGCAGCTCATCACCTACCACCACATGTGGTTCCCTGGCGAGACCTGGCAGTGCGGTGGCTGCACATCATTTACCTCTCAGTTCACTCGTCTGGACTTCCTTCGAAACTACGACGCACGATTCGTCGTCGTCACTCAGGGACCGATCGACGAGGCGCTCGCCTACAAGCACCGCGTCGGCAATCAGATGACGTGGTACTCCTCAGCCAACAGCAGCTTCGGCGCCGATGTTGATGCTCCGGCCGGAGGCGGCTTCGCCCTCAATGTCCTTCTCCGCATAGGCGACACCGTGTACCGAACGTGGCACAGCAGCGGTCGAGGTACCGAGCAGGTCAGCCATACGTTTCCTCTCGTCGACCTTCTGCCCTGGGGTCGTCGAGAGGAGTGGCAGGACTCGCCTGACGGCTGGCCCGTCTCACCTGCGTACAGTGGATGGCTCGATTCACCAGAGATTGCAGCGTTATATGGCGATGATTCCTGA
- a CDS encoding DHA2 family efflux MFS transporter permease subunit: MKVIWLLLGAAFVVILNETIMSVALTDLMRDLSISARLAQWLTTAFMLTMAVVIPITGFLLQRFTTRQVFIAAMTLFSLGTALAAIAPGFWMLLGARVVQASGTAIMMPLLMTTIMTLVPPASRGKTMGNVSIVISVAPAIGPTVSGIILDSLGWRWMFIIVLPIAVAMLVIGTKFITNVNEPRKLPISVPSIIVSAIGFGSLVYGLSNIGSGDGDNPQGTPVSVWVTIAVGVIALVVFVFMQKRLEKKDDALLDTRTFASKNFSTSVVMMVVAMMGLFGTIILLPIYLQQALHLEPLFIGLLVLPGGLLMGVMGPFVGRMYDRVGTKPLLVPGTIIVAAALWTLAMTVSETTSPFFVLGAHLVLSLGLSLLFTPLFTSSLGSVRPHLYSHASAIVGTAQQVAGAAGTALFITVMASVSTGLMAEGVADDASVASGVRAAFLAGAVIFSFAIVGAFLVKKPADDIADDEHSDEKSPTEPVGVTAG; encoded by the coding sequence ATGAAAGTGATCTGGCTGCTGCTCGGCGCTGCCTTCGTTGTGATTCTCAACGAGACGATCATGAGCGTCGCGCTGACCGATCTGATGCGCGATCTCAGCATTTCGGCACGGCTCGCCCAGTGGCTCACGACAGCATTCATGCTCACCATGGCCGTTGTGATTCCGATCACTGGCTTTCTGCTGCAGCGCTTCACAACGCGGCAGGTCTTTATCGCCGCGATGACGCTTTTCTCGCTCGGCACCGCGCTCGCGGCAATCGCACCGGGATTCTGGATGCTGCTCGGCGCACGCGTCGTGCAGGCCTCAGGCACCGCGATCATGATGCCGCTGCTCATGACCACGATCATGACCCTTGTTCCGCCGGCCTCCCGCGGAAAGACAATGGGCAATGTGTCGATCGTCATCTCCGTGGCTCCGGCGATCGGCCCGACAGTTTCGGGCATCATTCTCGATTCGCTCGGCTGGCGCTGGATGTTCATCATCGTTCTGCCGATCGCTGTCGCAATGCTCGTGATCGGCACCAAGTTCATCACCAACGTGAATGAACCGCGTAAGCTCCCCATCAGCGTTCCGTCGATCATCGTGTCCGCTATCGGGTTCGGGTCGTTGGTCTACGGGCTGAGCAATATCGGCAGCGGCGACGGAGACAACCCGCAGGGAACGCCCGTCAGCGTGTGGGTGACGATCGCCGTCGGCGTCATCGCCCTCGTGGTCTTCGTGTTCATGCAGAAGCGTCTTGAGAAGAAGGACGACGCACTTCTCGACACACGCACGTTCGCCTCGAAAAACTTCTCGACGTCTGTCGTGATGATGGTCGTTGCCATGATGGGCCTGTTCGGCACGATCATCCTCTTGCCGATCTACCTTCAGCAGGCGCTGCACCTCGAGCCGCTCTTCATCGGGCTGCTCGTTCTGCCCGGTGGGTTGCTCATGGGCGTGATGGGACCGTTCGTCGGCCGCATGTACGACCGGGTAGGGACGAAGCCCCTGCTTGTTCCCGGGACGATCATTGTGGCGGCCGCGCTCTGGACGCTGGCTATGACCGTGTCGGAGACGACGTCACCGTTCTTCGTTCTCGGTGCGCACCTTGTGCTGAGCCTCGGCCTCTCACTGCTGTTCACGCCGCTGTTCACATCAAGCCTTGGCTCGGTGCGCCCGCATCTCTATTCCCACGCGAGCGCGATCGTCGGCACAGCGCAGCAGGTTGCCGGCGCCGCCGGAACCGCTCTCTTCATCACGGTGATGGCCAGCGTGTCAACCGGCCTCATGGCCGAGGGCGTTGCCGATGATGCGAGCGTTGCGAGCGGAGTTCGAGCAGCGTTCCTTGCTGGAGCAGTCATCTTCTCGTTCGCCATCGTCGGGGCCTTCCTCGTGAAGAAGCCTGCCGATGACATCGCAGACGATGAGCACTCTGACGAGAAGTCCCCAACCGAGCCCGTCGGTGTCACCGCCGGGTGA
- a CDS encoding nuclear transport factor 2 family protein: protein MMDHGHEDNILALEHRGWQSLCDGTGDAFYGSIMTDDGVMVLAGGFALDRAGVVASLADAPRWDRFAITDERVIAVSDEVRTLVYTGTASRGSEPEFRAFMCSTYVRLNGEWRLALYQQTRSESD from the coding sequence ATGATGGATCATGGTCACGAAGACAACATCCTTGCTCTTGAACACCGAGGGTGGCAGTCCCTCTGCGACGGGACGGGCGACGCGTTCTACGGCAGCATCATGACCGACGATGGCGTCATGGTACTCGCTGGAGGATTCGCGCTTGACCGCGCCGGCGTTGTGGCGTCCTTGGCTGACGCACCGCGGTGGGACCGGTTCGCGATCACAGACGAGCGTGTCATTGCCGTCAGCGATGAGGTGCGAACGCTCGTGTATACGGGAACCGCTTCGCGTGGATCGGAACCAGAGTTCCGCGCGTTTATGTGCAGCACGTATGTGCGTCTCAACGGCGAATGGAGGCTCGCGCTGTATCAGCAGACTCGCAGTGAGTCTGACTGA
- a CDS encoding DUF7715 family protein: MKVLIATTELQGEKPDDFMRAVPGELVVDVGSCQDVTATDDWSFACARSFVGVSSGSMTTTAKVVDNVAVDARSYMGAVKQGLSDRYCPECANEIASTSRAIAMHWSEGTVLERNRSTIQAREHSQIQ; encoded by the coding sequence ATGAAAGTACTCATCGCAACCACCGAGCTGCAGGGCGAGAAGCCCGACGATTTCATGCGCGCCGTTCCGGGCGAACTCGTCGTCGATGTGGGGTCGTGCCAAGACGTCACGGCAACCGACGACTGGAGCTTTGCCTGTGCCCGCAGCTTCGTTGGGGTCTCGTCTGGCTCCATGACGACGACAGCGAAGGTCGTCGACAATGTCGCCGTTGATGCGCGCTCCTACATGGGCGCAGTGAAGCAGGGGCTCAGTGACCGGTACTGTCCGGAGTGCGCAAACGAGATCGCCAGTACCTCTCGTGCCATCGCAATGCACTGGAGCGAAGGCACAGTTCTGGAGCGCAATCGAAGCACGATTCAGGCACGAGAGCATAGCCAGATACAGTGA
- a CDS encoding dihydroxyacetone kinase family protein: MTRLWNEPADFADEMVDGFVRANGRWVRKVHGGVSRSTQSAGAEVAVVIGGGSGHYPAFAGLVGPGLAHGAAMGNLFASPSAHQVESVVRASEQGKGVLLSYGNYAGDVLHFTEAQETVRKDGIDCRTVTVTDDIFSAKPNEREKRRGIAGDLTVFKAAGAAAASGYSIDDVERVAMLANARTRSMGVAFTGCTLPGADEPLFTVPEGRMAIGLGIHGEPGIDETDIPTADGLAELFATRLLDAAEIPEGVTVDGARVVPVLNGLGSVKSEELFVVFTRIADLLEERGITLVDPQVGEFCTSFDMAGVSLTLFWVDDELETLWNAPTDTPAFRSGSFDTSALEIVDRSDDDEADVAIPKASADSRRAAARIAAALDAARVTIDENADELGHIDSIAGDGDHGIGMQRGSRAAATEAAAVVEKGAGAQTLLSRAADAWSDRAGGTSGALWGVILRTIGDKFDDAEPVSAEAVSAGITAAKDAVMSYGKAAVGDKTMVDALVPFADTLAERVSSGEALADAWAAATLVAQEAAAKTADLMPGMGRARAHGEKALGVTDPGAISLAMIADTVGGILRGNERFSETEDV, translated from the coding sequence ATGACTCGGCTCTGGAATGAACCGGCGGACTTCGCCGATGAGATGGTGGATGGCTTCGTTCGCGCGAACGGGCGCTGGGTGCGCAAAGTCCACGGCGGAGTCTCGCGCTCGACGCAGTCTGCGGGCGCCGAGGTCGCCGTGGTGATCGGAGGCGGCTCCGGCCACTACCCTGCGTTTGCCGGGCTCGTCGGCCCGGGCCTTGCCCATGGCGCGGCGATGGGAAACCTCTTCGCCTCTCCCTCTGCGCATCAGGTGGAATCGGTCGTCCGCGCGAGCGAACAGGGCAAAGGGGTTCTGCTCAGCTACGGCAACTACGCCGGTGACGTTCTGCACTTTACCGAAGCGCAGGAGACCGTGCGGAAAGACGGCATCGACTGCCGCACCGTCACGGTGACCGACGACATCTTCAGCGCGAAGCCGAACGAGAGGGAGAAGCGTCGAGGGATCGCCGGCGATCTCACCGTGTTCAAGGCCGCGGGGGCCGCCGCAGCATCCGGGTACTCCATCGACGACGTCGAGCGCGTTGCCATGCTCGCCAACGCGCGCACCCGCTCAATGGGCGTCGCCTTCACCGGCTGCACGCTGCCGGGCGCTGACGAACCGCTGTTCACCGTTCCCGAGGGCCGCATGGCCATCGGCCTCGGCATCCACGGCGAGCCGGGCATCGACGAGACAGATATTCCAACAGCAGACGGGCTGGCCGAGCTGTTTGCCACGCGCCTGCTTGACGCCGCCGAGATTCCGGAGGGCGTCACCGTCGACGGCGCACGCGTCGTTCCCGTTCTGAATGGTCTCGGCTCGGTCAAGAGCGAAGAGCTTTTCGTTGTGTTCACCCGCATTGCCGACCTGCTTGAGGAACGCGGGATCACACTCGTCGACCCACAGGTCGGAGAATTCTGCACGAGCTTCGATATGGCCGGCGTCTCACTCACCCTATTCTGGGTCGACGACGAGCTCGAGACGCTCTGGAACGCACCAACGGATACGCCCGCGTTTCGCAGCGGCTCGTTCGACACGTCGGCTCTCGAGATCGTCGATCGCAGCGACGATGACGAGGCAGACGTCGCTATTCCCAAGGCCAGCGCCGACTCACGCCGAGCCGCAGCGCGCATTGCCGCCGCTCTCGATGCCGCGCGCGTGACAATCGATGAGAACGCCGACGAGCTTGGCCACATTGACTCGATCGCCGGGGACGGTGATCACGGCATTGGCATGCAGCGCGGATCGCGCGCGGCTGCAACCGAGGCGGCGGCCGTTGTCGAGAAGGGGGCCGGAGCGCAGACTCTCCTCTCCCGCGCGGCCGACGCGTGGTCCGACCGCGCCGGCGGAACATCTGGCGCGCTGTGGGGAGTGATCCTTCGCACGATCGGCGACAAATTCGACGACGCAGAACCGGTATCAGCCGAAGCCGTGAGCGCGGGAATCACCGCGGCGAAGGACGCCGTGATGTCGTACGGCAAGGCAGCGGTAGGCGACAAGACAATGGTCGATGCGCTCGTGCCCTTTGCCGACACGCTCGCCGAGCGGGTGTCCTCAGGCGAGGCTCTCGCTGACGCGTGGGCTGCGGCAACGCTCGTGGCACAGGAGGCCGCGGCGAAGACCGCAGACCTGATGCCGGGCATGGGCCGTGCTCGGGCGCACGGCGAGAAGGCCCTCGGCGTCACCGACCCCGGCGCCATTTCACTTGCGATGATCGCCGATACCGTCGGCGGCATCCTTCGCGGTAACGAGAGATTTTCTGAAACCGAAGACGTATGA
- a CDS encoding ribose-5-phosphate isomerase: protein MSRTWRVVVGSDDAGFDYKETIKKDLEASELVETVTDVGVDASGHTNYPTIATTAAEMVARGEADRAVLICGTGLGVAIAANKVKGIRAVTAHDGYSVERSVLSNDAQVLCMGQRVVGLELARRNVREWLTYEFDTTSASNEKVQEICAYEGE, encoded by the coding sequence ATGTCAAGAACATGGCGTGTTGTGGTGGGTTCGGATGATGCCGGATTCGACTACAAAGAGACGATCAAGAAGGACCTTGAGGCGAGCGAGCTCGTCGAGACGGTGACGGATGTGGGTGTCGATGCATCGGGGCACACAAATTATCCGACGATCGCGACGACGGCAGCCGAGATGGTTGCGCGTGGCGAGGCGGATCGCGCCGTGCTGATCTGCGGCACGGGTCTCGGTGTGGCGATCGCGGCGAACAAGGTGAAGGGCATTCGCGCGGTGACCGCGCACGACGGCTACTCAGTGGAGCGCAGTGTGCTTTCGAACGACGCTCAGGTGCTCTGCATGGGTCAGCGCGTTGTCGGCCTTGAGCTGGCTCGCCGAAATGTGCGCGAATGGCTGACCTACGAGTTCGACACGACGAGCGCATCAAACGAGAAAGTACAGGAGATCTGCGCATACGAAGGAGAATAG
- a CDS encoding triose-phosphate isomerase family protein: protein MTALPTLIGVSLKMYFSHARTVEWCRAVAQLARTHPAILEGEAELFVIPSYLSIPAAREILGDLAAVGAQDLAAEDVGAYTGEVSGAQLAEFGCRVVEVGHAERRRLFGETPEVVRRKTDAALRNGLTPVLCIGEADKKSPTDAAAECISQLDDALADARRAQNSGPVIVAYEPFWAIGAPQPASPGYIRPVCASLRDYVRGLSDFPHSTVIYGGSAGPGLLSHVGDDVDGLFLGRFSHDPAAIGTILDEVRTHSTRVAESAPS from the coding sequence ATGACGGCTCTCCCCACCCTCATCGGCGTCAGCCTGAAGATGTACTTCAGCCACGCCAGGACCGTCGAATGGTGCCGCGCCGTTGCGCAGCTCGCGCGCACGCATCCCGCGATCCTCGAGGGGGAGGCCGAGCTGTTCGTCATTCCCTCCTACCTGTCGATTCCGGCGGCTCGCGAGATTCTTGGAGATCTCGCGGCGGTCGGCGCCCAAGACCTCGCTGCCGAGGATGTCGGCGCATACACGGGCGAAGTCTCCGGAGCGCAGCTCGCCGAGTTCGGCTGCCGCGTCGTCGAGGTTGGCCACGCCGAGCGGCGGCGGCTCTTCGGTGAGACCCCCGAGGTTGTGCGTCGCAAAACCGACGCGGCACTGCGCAATGGCCTCACTCCGGTGCTCTGCATCGGCGAGGCCGACAAGAAGAGCCCGACGGATGCCGCGGCCGAATGCATCAGCCAGCTCGACGACGCGCTGGCTGACGCTCGCCGCGCGCAGAACAGCGGCCCCGTCATCGTCGCGTATGAGCCCTTCTGGGCGATCGGGGCTCCGCAGCCGGCGTCTCCCGGCTACATCAGGCCGGTGTGTGCGAGCCTGCGCGACTACGTGCGCGGGCTCAGCGATTTTCCACACTCCACCGTCATCTATGGTGGAAGTGCGGGGCCTGGCCTTCTCAGCCACGTCGGCGACGATGTCGATGGGCTGTTCCTCGGTCGCTTCTCGCACGACCCCGCCGCCATCGGGACAATTCTCGACGAGGTGCGCACGCACTCGACTCGCGTAGCCGAGTCCGCACCATCCTGA
- a CDS encoding GntR family transcriptional regulator: MADTMFSHGVSSSLERRGLRDRVYDLVLDMLMSSSIEPGTRLSIDAIARDLNVSPTPVREALVQLERTGLVTREAHKGYRVAPPIADDQLEALFDARLVLESGATALAARDSATLVPVLEAALTQHVEMMERVQSSAESGDMTVDLIRDYFAVDWNFHHLIFEHTRNPFLLDMSEAISTRVHRMRQTVTTGVSDASEAVAEHRMVLDAISSGPEAASLAMRDHIDRVRERSRADAQRKAAQ, from the coding sequence TTGGCCGACACAATGTTCTCGCACGGCGTCTCATCGTCACTCGAGAGGCGGGGCCTGCGCGACCGCGTGTACGATCTCGTTCTCGACATGCTCATGAGCTCGTCGATCGAACCGGGCACGCGACTCTCCATCGATGCGATTGCGCGCGATCTCAACGTTTCGCCGACGCCCGTGCGCGAGGCGCTCGTTCAGCTGGAGCGCACGGGGCTCGTCACTCGCGAAGCGCACAAAGGCTACCGGGTGGCGCCTCCCATCGCAGACGACCAGCTCGAGGCCCTCTTTGATGCCCGTTTGGTTCTCGAAAGCGGAGCGACAGCACTCGCCGCTCGCGATTCAGCGACGCTTGTCCCTGTACTCGAAGCCGCCCTCACCCAACACGTCGAGATGATGGAGCGAGTGCAGAGCTCGGCAGAGAGCGGCGATATGACCGTCGATCTTATTCGCGACTACTTCGCCGTGGATTGGAACTTCCACCACCTCATCTTCGAACACACGCGCAACCCGTTCCTCCTCGACATGTCTGAGGCGATCTCAACACGCGTGCACCGCATGCGCCAGACGGTGACGACAGGGGTGAGCGATGCCTCAGAAGCGGTCGCCGAACACCGCATGGTTCTCGACGCGATCTCGTCTGGGCCGGAAGCCGCGTCACTGGCGATGCGTGATCACATCGACAGGGTGCGCGAGCGCTCGCGCGCGGACGCGCAGAGGAAAGCCGCGCAATAG
- a CDS encoding 3-hydroxyacyl-CoA dehydrogenase family protein has product MSTRTIAVVGSGYMGGGIAQVLALSGTRVRIADISEEIATKNYSRLIDEAKQFVADDLFPSDAVERIEANLEVAASIEDAVADADFIEEAVPEKIEIKHDTLRRISAAARADAVIGSNTSTILIGSLAEAVTNPERFLGVHFSNPAPFIPGVELIPHEGTNERAIATAEQIVAATGKEAARVKDSTGFVLNRLQYALFHEATQIVEEGIAAPEDIDTIVRTTFGFRLPVFGPFAIADMAGLDVYSFCYASLQTRWPERFATPESLKKLVDAGKFGTKSGAGYLDVPAERAAELVAYRNKAYVAIKKLMDELGPAPIQPEN; this is encoded by the coding sequence ATGAGCACACGTACCATCGCCGTTGTCGGCTCCGGATACATGGGCGGCGGAATCGCCCAGGTTCTGGCGCTCTCAGGAACCCGCGTTCGCATCGCCGACATCTCTGAAGAGATCGCGACGAAGAACTACAGCAGGCTCATCGACGAAGCAAAGCAGTTCGTCGCTGATGACCTGTTTCCCTCCGACGCCGTTGAGCGGATCGAGGCGAATCTCGAGGTTGCCGCATCAATCGAGGATGCTGTCGCCGATGCCGACTTCATCGAAGAGGCTGTTCCCGAGAAGATCGAGATCAAGCACGACACTCTGCGTCGAATCAGTGCGGCGGCCCGTGCCGATGCCGTCATCGGATCGAACACCTCGACGATCCTCATCGGCTCTCTCGCCGAAGCGGTGACGAACCCGGAGCGCTTCCTTGGCGTGCACTTCTCGAATCCGGCGCCATTCATTCCGGGTGTCGAGTTGATTCCGCACGAAGGCACGAACGAACGTGCGATCGCGACGGCCGAGCAAATCGTCGCGGCAACGGGCAAGGAGGCGGCGCGTGTCAAGGACTCGACAGGCTTCGTGCTCAATCGCCTGCAGTACGCCCTGTTTCACGAGGCAACACAGATTGTCGAGGAGGGCATTGCGGCCCCGGAAGACATTGACACGATCGTGCGCACGACGTTCGGCTTCCGGCTGCCCGTCTTCGGTCCATTTGCCATCGCCGATATGGCCGGATTGGATGTCTACTCGTTCTGCTACGCCTCGCTGCAGACGCGGTGGCCCGAGCGGTTTGCCACTCCGGAGTCGCTGAAAAAGCTCGTTGACGCGGGGAAATTCGGCACCAAGTCGGGAGCGGGCTACCTCGATGTGCCGGCAGAGCGCGCCGCCGAGCTCGTCGCCTACCGCAACAAGGCATATGTGGCGATCAAGAAGCTGATGGACGAGCTGGGCCCGGCGCCCATTCAGCCTGAAAACTGA
- a CDS encoding sugar phosphate isomerase/epimerase family protein has product MSHKAPFTAETWPIATCLHGFPPVDSDGVAMHDADPRVWDDMFSQIENVGFNLAELADSHLRPADLEATRRDEFLAIAASHGVGIPSVHLQRQSVIMPGREERNLAYAHRTIDAAAEWGMEVFSTGLHQPFSDAQKRALWFWTADGPKDPDDDEVWNAAVSRLRELGRHAADVGLRMSLELYEDTYLGTGESAVRLVEEIGLDNVGLNPDVANLIRLHRPVEDWRELFAKTLPYANYMHVKNYTRDEAGDGSWSTSVPSTMEAGLINYRQVFRDAIGLGFDGIILMEQYGGDSLGVCATNQTYVRTLLPRA; this is encoded by the coding sequence ATGTCACACAAGGCCCCATTCACCGCCGAGACCTGGCCGATTGCCACGTGTCTCCATGGCTTCCCCCCGGTCGACAGCGATGGCGTCGCCATGCACGACGCGGATCCGCGCGTGTGGGATGACATGTTCTCCCAGATCGAGAATGTCGGCTTCAACCTGGCAGAGCTCGCCGACAGCCACCTTCGGCCAGCCGACCTCGAAGCCACTCGTCGCGATGAGTTTCTCGCGATCGCTGCGTCGCACGGCGTGGGAATTCCCTCCGTGCACCTCCAGCGACAGAGCGTGATCATGCCCGGTCGTGAGGAGCGAAATCTCGCATACGCGCACCGCACAATCGACGCTGCCGCTGAGTGGGGCATGGAGGTCTTCTCGACGGGACTGCACCAGCCGTTTAGCGACGCGCAGAAGCGCGCTCTCTGGTTTTGGACGGCGGACGGCCCGAAAGATCCAGACGACGACGAGGTGTGGAACGCCGCGGTTTCCCGCTTACGCGAACTGGGCAGGCATGCCGCCGACGTTGGCCTTCGCATGTCACTTGAACTGTACGAAGACACATACCTGGGAACGGGCGAAAGTGCAGTACGACTCGTCGAAGAGATCGGCCTCGACAACGTCGGCCTCAACCCCGATGTCGCCAACCTGATCAGGCTGCATCGTCCGGTCGAAGACTGGCGCGAGCTGTTCGCGAAGACGCTCCCGTACGCAAACTACATGCACGTCAAGAATTACACGCGAGACGAGGCAGGCGACGGCAGCTGGTCGACGTCTGTTCCCTCGACGATGGAGGCCGGGCTGATCAACTATCGCCAGGTATTCCGCGATGCCATCGGGCTCGGATTCGACGGCATCATACTCATGGAGCAGTACGGGGGAGACAGCCTCGGAGTCTGTGCCACTAATCAGACGTACGTTCGCACGCTGCTGCCTCGCGCATAG
- a CDS encoding GntP family permease has protein sequence MHLALDAAVETTRPVPVLLAIAVIAIALLLFLIIKVRLHAFYSLVIVSILTALAAGVTAGDLLETVTGPFGSTLGGVALLIGFGAVLGRIIEISGGAQVLAESLIRRFGDRRAPFALSLASFLFAFPIFLDAGFIVMLPIIYQVARRLKGGLLLYALPSTGAFLTMHALVPPHPGPTAASGILGVDVGLVVITAVLIAIPVWYLAGHRLALVIARRYPDYPVPNLLGSPRDFAKEGVTLPKFGTILTMLLLPLILITLNTGAAALQTNGNLSGDEWWFPVLTTIGATPIALLITSLIAMIVLIVVPARGKIGGAIETIVDDALAPVCSIILITGAGGMFGGVLTSTGIGDALADILNAIGLPLIVAGFVIAVAMRIAQGSATVATTTAAGLLAPAVIATGGQSPLQLALIVVALGAGGISFSHVNDSGFWLVSRFLELSTKNALKTWTVISTAVGLLAFAISWALYALVTAVGI, from the coding sequence ATGCATTTAGCGCTCGACGCCGCTGTCGAGACCACGCGCCCCGTGCCCGTGCTTCTCGCAATCGCGGTCATCGCCATTGCCCTACTTCTCTTCCTCATCATCAAAGTACGGCTGCACGCTTTCTATTCACTCGTCATCGTCAGCATCCTGACGGCTCTTGCCGCGGGCGTGACGGCAGGCGACCTGCTTGAAACAGTAACCGGCCCCTTCGGATCCACTCTCGGGGGCGTGGCACTGCTCATCGGATTCGGTGCGGTGCTTGGCCGCATTATTGAGATCTCCGGCGGCGCACAGGTGCTCGCCGAGAGTCTCATTCGACGCTTCGGTGATCGGAGAGCACCCTTCGCTCTGTCTCTCGCGTCATTCCTGTTTGCATTCCCGATCTTCCTCGATGCGGGATTCATCGTGATGCTTCCGATCATCTATCAAGTGGCGCGTCGGCTGAAGGGCGGCCTACTGCTCTACGCCCTGCCTTCGACCGGCGCGTTCTTGACGATGCACGCGCTCGTTCCTCCCCACCCCGGCCCGACTGCAGCATCGGGAATCTTGGGCGTCGACGTCGGCCTCGTTGTCATCACCGCAGTGCTCATCGCCATCCCCGTCTGGTATCTCGCCGGGCATCGCCTCGCTTTGGTCATCGCTCGCCGATACCCTGACTACCCGGTTCCGAATCTTCTCGGAAGCCCTCGTGATTTCGCGAAGGAAGGCGTCACTCTGCCGAAGTTTGGCACTATTTTGACGATGCTCCTTCTTCCGCTCATTCTCATCACGCTGAACACAGGAGCCGCCGCACTGCAGACGAACGGAAACCTGAGCGGAGACGAGTGGTGGTTCCCCGTGCTCACCACGATCGGAGCAACTCCCATTGCCTTGCTCATCACATCTCTCATCGCGATGATCGTTCTCATCGTGGTTCCCGCACGAGGCAAGATCGGCGGCGCGATCGAAACGATCGTCGACGATGCACTTGCTCCCGTATGCTCGATCATTCTGATCACGGGTGCAGGTGGAATGTTCGGCGGTGTGCTGACCTCGACAGGCATCGGCGATGCTCTCGCCGACATCCTCAACGCTATTGGGCTTCCACTTATCGTCGCGGGGTTCGTAATCGCCGTCGCGATGCGCATCGCGCAGGGCTCGGCAACCGTAGCGACAACGACCGCCGCGGGGCTCCTCGCTCCGGCCGTCATCGCGACGGGCGGGCAGAGCCCGCTTCAGCTGGCGCTGATCGTCGTCGCCCTCGGTGCGGGCGGCATCTCGTTCTCGCACGTGAACGACTCGGGGTTCTGGCTTGTCAGCCGCTTCCTCGAGCTGTCGACGAAGAACGCGCTCAAGACGTGGACCGTCATCTCGACGGCCGTCGGGCTGCTTGCCTTCGCCATTTCGTGGGCCCTGTATGCGCTCGTCACCGCTGTGGGCATCTGA